In the genome of Crassaminicella thermophila, the window CTGTACCAGGAACCTTTGTTCTTCCTTCTGCCTTTGCTTTTGATATTGATGGTATAAAAGGGGGTGGAGGATAATCAGGAGGTCCGTATGAATTATTAACATTTGGCCTACCTACAGGTGGCAAAGCATTACATCCTCATCTAAATAATGATTTATTAGACATATAAAAACTCCTTTCTATTTGTATATTACATAATATGTTTTTATAAAAATAAAAGTTAGGGGTAACATTGTAAGGCATTCCCCTTTTTTAGTAGTGTATGATATAATTTAAAAACAGAATATTTTAATAGAGTAGGAGTAAAAATTATGACAAATCAGTTTTTTAACAGTAAGGAATACGAATTGAAAAATGGCATACGACTTATAACTATAAAAAAAGATACACATATTGCATCAATACACGTAGGGATTCATATAGGTTCTATGTATGAACAGAAGCACGAAAAAGGTATTTGTCATTTTATTGAGCATATGCTGTTTAAAGGGACAAATAAAAGAGATAATAATAGAATCAATCAAGATCTTGAGGAAAGAGCGGGTTCTTATGATGCATATACAGATTATACTTCTACAGTATTAGCAATAACTGCGTTGTCTGAAGAATTAGAAGCTTCAACAGAACTTTTATCTGATATGATTATTAATTCGACATTTCCAAAAGAGGAAATAGATAAGGAAAGAAAAGTAATTTTATCGGAATTGAAAACAAGTATGGATGATGTGGAACAATATAGCTTTAATAAAATAAATGAGGTAGCTTTTAAGAAGAGTCCATTGCGTTATGATATATTGGGAAGTGAAAAAACTATTAAAAGCTTTACTAAAGAGCAGCTTGAGAATTTTTATCATGATCATTATATACCAAATAAATGTATTATCAGTGTAGTTTCTCCTTTTAGTCATGATATTGTAAAGAAAATGATAGAAAAGTACTTTAATAATTGGGAGAAAAGAGAAGAAAAAAATGTTTTAGTTTCTGTAGAAAAAAATAGGAATATTGAAAAGGTATCATATAAAAGGAATATAGAACAAAATACAATACTTTTTCTATATACATTTTATGGATTGACACGTAAAGAAGAATTGGCTTTAGAAATATTAAATTATAAGTTTGGAGAGAGCGCTAACTCGATTTTGTTTCGAGCCCTTAGGGAAGAAAAAGGTTTTTCATATGATGTTTATTCTGAAATAGATGTAACAGAATTCATAAAAACCTTATATATATATACAACAGCCGAAGAAGATGATATTTGGAAAGCAAAGAAAGTTATTGAGGATTGTATCACAAAGATAAAGAATAAGGAGATATATTTTGATGATAAACATATTACCCATATGAAAAAGGTAATGAAAACAGGGATTTTTTCAATACTAGAAGATTCACAAGCATTGGGAAATTATGTTTTGCATCAAAAGATGATGGGTAGAAAGATTGATGTGTTTATTGATGATATAAA includes:
- a CDS encoding M16 family metallopeptidase is translated as MTNQFFNSKEYELKNGIRLITIKKDTHIASIHVGIHIGSMYEQKHEKGICHFIEHMLFKGTNKRDNNRINQDLEERAGSYDAYTDYTSTVLAITALSEELEASTELLSDMIINSTFPKEEIDKERKVILSELKTSMDDVEQYSFNKINEVAFKKSPLRYDILGSEKTIKSFTKEQLENFYHDHYIPNKCIISVVSPFSHDIVKKMIEKYFNNWEKREEKNVLVSVEKNRNIEKVSYKRNIEQNTILFLYTFYGLTRKEELALEILNYKFGESANSILFRALREEKGFSYDVYSEIDVTEFIKTLYIYTTAEEDDIWKAKKVIEDCITKIKNKEIYFDDKHITHMKKVMKTGIFSILEDSQALGNYVLHQKMMGRKIDVFIDDIKELDDIKGDDICKVAQKVFCKPTIHILLNKK